The genomic interval GCCACCGCCTCCTCTATTCTCTGCCATCGGGGGGTATGCTCGCCCCCTTTACTCTCAAATACATGCCATTCACCCGCCTGGGTCTCAATAAGATAATCAGGCGTTTTTCGCTTGTGCTTATCCGGGTAAAATTGCAAAGACGCTTTATTAATCAGCCCGGCGTGAATAAAATGTTGTATCTGCTCATGTCTGGACCTGAGCCAGTAAACTGCCGACTGGAAGCAAAAAAAACCGCCGAGAATAAACGAGATAGTGGATTTTTCAGAAGTCTCAATGCACTTATAAAATTTTCGCATTTTAAACGCCTTGCCCTGACTTATTTCAACGCATGATCCGGCAAGTTTTAATCTGGAGCGTGCATACCAGCCAATCCATTTGTAAACTTTTTCATCTAAAATGCCGTCAGCCGTCCAGTCTATACACTGCGAATATCCGCATTCCAGTGCACCAGGGGTTGCAAGCAAGGACGTTTCAGCTACAAGCCTGTTCTCAGGCGGGGCCATGTCATTTTGTGGGACATAAGTAATGCAGGCAATTTCGTAGGAGGGATAAAGGATCCTTTTGTTAATCCCTTTTTTCTTATTGCTTAATTTTATTTCGTCAACTTCTACTTTTTTTTGATTCCATGCAGCCACGGACTCCGTTGAAACCTCCCAGTATTCAAAAACGTTCCCACTGTTTTTCATATTCTGTTTTTTCCTGAGCGCTAATTGCAGGTTATTGAGCCACCATTATTATACCGTTTTGGGTAAAATTCATGACGCTCAAATAAGGTAGGTTTGTTGCCGCTTCCCCCACTTTCTTGTACCCTTTCACCGGTAACCCTGCCCCCACAAACATTGAGACATCCGGACACCTATGACTGCACATATTTCCAAAGATCCTTTGCATGGCGTAACGCTGGAGATGATGGTCAACGCCCTGGTGGCGAAATATGGCTGGAGCGAGCTGGGTGACCGCATAAAAATTAACTGTTTCAGAAAAGACCCCAGCGTTAAATCGAGCCTGAAATTTCTGCGCCGCACCCCGTGGGCGCGCGCGGAGGTTGAAGCCCTGTATCTGGACTCCCTCAACGATGAGGTAAGCACCGAACAGGCGGCGCCCGCCTTTAATCCCTGGGCCAACAGTCGGATTATCAAGAGCTAATACGCACATGACGCGACACGTAAAACGGATTGGTGCGCTGGCTGCCTGCGCGCTTTTACTTGTGAGCTGCTCCTCCAAACCACCCAAATCACTGGTTACCCCTCTTCCCAGCGTCAGTAAACCGACGCAGCAGGCAAACGAGCCAATGCGCGGGATCTGGCTGGCGACCGTCTCGCGTCTCGACTGGCCGCCGGTGGCCTCGGTGAATGGCCGCAGCGCGGACCAGCGCATCGCGATGCAAAAGCAGGCCCTGATAGCAAAGCTCGACAACCTTAAGCAGCTCGGCATCAACACGGTCTTTTTCCAGGTGAAGCCGGACAGCACGGCCCTCTGGTCATCCAAAATTTTACCGTGGTCGGATATGCTGACCGGCAACATCGGCGAGTATCCTGGATACGATCCGCTGCAGTTTATGCTGGATGAAGCGCACAAGCGCGGCATGAAGGTCCATGCCTGGTTTAACCCCTATCGCGTGTCGACCAACACGAAGCCGTCCACCATCGCCGCGCTGAACCGGACCGCCTATCAGGCTCCGTCCAGCGTCTATGTCCAGCATCCGGAGTGGGTGCGCATCTCAGGCGACCGCTTTGTGCTCGATCCGGGCATTCCCGACGTGCGGGACTGGATAACCAAAGTAGTTACCGAAGTGGTGGCGAACTACCCGGTAGACGGCGTGCAGTTTGATGATTACTTCTATGCCGAATCGCCGGGCTCCGCGCTCAATGATTCGCAGACCTGGCGGCAGTACGGCCAGGGATTTGCCTCAAAGGCCGACTGGCGAAGACACAACACGCAGCAGCTGATCGTCCAGGTCTCCCGGGCGATTAAACAGACCAGGCCCGACGTGGAGTTTGGCGTCAGCCCGGCGGGCGTGTGGCGTAACCGCTCCTTTGACCCGGCAGGTTCGGACACCCGCGGCGCCGCGGCCTACGATGAATCCTACGCCGATACGCGTCAGTGGGTGCAGCAGGGCCTGCTGGACTACATCGCTCCGCAGATTTACTGGCCCTTCGCCCGGGATGCCGCGCGCTACGACGTGCTGACCAAATGGTGGGCCGACGTGGTAAAGCCGACCCACACTCGCCTGTATATCGGCATTGCGTTCTACAAGGTGGGCGAGCCGTCGAGAAACGAGCCGGACTGGACGGTTCAGGGCGGCGTGCCGGAGCTGAAAAAGCAGCTCGATCTCAACGATTCGCTGCCCAACGTCAACGGCACCATCCTGTTCCGGGAAGATTACCTGAACCAGCCGCAGACGCAGCAGGCGGTGAACTACCTGAAAGGACGCTGGGGAAGCTAAGTAACTACCAGGCAGAAACGCCCGTTTCTGCCTGTTTTTTTACGGCTTCGGCCCGAACATCGCCTCAAGCTGCTGCGCATCCGGCATACCGACCACCTGCTGCAGCTCATTTTCCGCATTCAGATAGTAAATGGCCGGCGTGGCGTTAGCGCCCAGGCTGTCCATCAGCGTCTGGTGCTTCTGCAGGATCTCTACCGTTTCACGCGAAGCGTCCCCTTCTGGCTTGGGTAACTTTTTCCCACCGGAAAGCTCGTATTCGCGCCAGGCCGAAACAGGATCTTTCGCATTCATAATCGCTGAGGCGTTACGCCCGCTGTTGGGGTTGAGAAACGCCACCAGCAGCGTGTTGAGCTGAACCTTGCCCGCCTTCACCCACGGCTGCGCTTCGGCCCAGAACTGCTTGCAGTACGGACAGAACGGATCGGCGAAGACAAAGACTTTACGCGGAGCGTTTTCAGCACCTTCCTTCAGGGAATGTGTCGCGTTGAGCTTTTTCCACATCTCGCGCCCTATTGGGGCGTAGATCTCTTTCTGGAAATAGCCCTCGCTAAGGTTCTTCCCTTTGTCATCATAAAGATAGCCCGAGATCACGTGCTTGCCGTCCGGGGTTAAAAAGAGCGTCACGCCCATATCCTGATACTGCCCCAGCCAGGCGGGCGCGCCGCCGGGCGCATCCAGCCTCTTGATGATTTTAATGTCCTGCTGCTCGCTGAAGTGCTTCACCACGTCCGGTATGGCATCAGCCGCCTGTACCAGCCCTGACGTCGCCAGCGCCGAAAGTAACAGTAATTTTTTCATTTCCCTCTCCGGTTTGTCGGGGGCATTCCGCCCCCTTCAGGTTAGCGGTTTTTCAGTGCGTCACTGACCATTTCGTCGAACTGTTCAAAAGGCACCCAGCCGGGCAGCAATCCCTCGCCGATGAGCGTGGCGGGCGTGCCCTGAATACCCATTTTTTCCGCGACGATCAGGCTGCGCTTAATCGTCATCAGACTCTCGTCATCCGGCATCGCGACGCTCACGCCCGCCCGCTTCTGCGCCTCCTGAATGCTGGCGTCATCGTGGTAACCTTTTTTGGCCATCAGGGTATGGTTCAGCTTCATAAACTGCCCGGGCTCCTGACGCCAGAGCGTTAACGCATCGCGCGCGGCGGTTAGCGAACTTTCCGAGCGGAAAGGCAAAAACTTAAAGACCACCGCGACGTCCGGATGCTTTTCAACAATCTTCTCCAGGTACGGATCGAATTTTTTACAGTACGGACAGTTGTAGTCGGTAAACACCACCAGGGTGAGCTTTGGGTTTTTCGCGCCGATGCGCGGGGAGTTCGGATCGTTAAACAGGAAATCAGCGATCGTCTTCTGCGCCCACTGCTCCTGGTCCGGCGTCAGCGGCTGGGCAGAGAACGCCTGAACCGGGGCCAGCAGGAGCAGAAGCGTAATAAGGAATTTTTTCATAACACAGTTAGCCTTTTGCGTTGTTCAGGGTGGCGATCAGAGTGCGCTTGTCCAGCAGCGGCGAGAGGATTTCCCCCCCAGACAGGCCGGGGCCATACACCGCGTTAAACGGAATGGCGTAACGGTTTCGCTTCGCCAGAAAATCCGCGATAAACGCGGACGGCTGGCTCCAGTCTCCGCGCAGGGCGACCACGTCCGGCTCGCGCAGCGCGGCAATAATGTCCGGCTGATTGAGCACCCGATGCTCGTTAACTTTGCAGGTCACGCACCAGTCCGCCGAGATATCCACAAACACCCGCTTCCCCTGCGCCAGCGCCTGCTGGATGGCTTCCTCGCTGAGCGGCTGCCACGGGATGGTCTGAGCGGCATTCTGCGCCATAGCGTCAGACGGCGCGCTAAGCAGCCCGCGCGCCTGATACCCGCCGAGTGCCGACAGCGCGATCATAACGATCCAAAACAATGGGGAGGATTTTTGCCCCTTCAGCGCGAACAGCGCCAGCGCGACGGCGATTAGCACCAGCATCACAATCTGGCTGACCGCCTCGCCCAGATGCACGCTTAACAATGTTGCCAGCCACAGGCTGGAGGCCAGCATCATCAGGCCAAGAACGACTTTTAGCGTATTCATCCAGCGGCCAGGTTTCGGCAGCAGCGTGGCCGTTTTCGGCACCAGGGCAACAAACAGCCACGGCAGGCTCATGCCCACGCCGAGCATCAGGAAGATCAGCCACAGGGAGTGCAGCGGCGCGCCAAGGGCAAAGGCGACCGCCGTACCGAGGAACGGCGCGGAGCACGGCGTCGCCAGCAGCGTGGCGAACATCCCTTCGCAGAAGCTGCCGCCGATCCCCGCTCCTCCTGCCGTAGCCAGCCGTTCCGTGGCGGCGGAAGGCAGCAGCATCTCAAACACGCCAAACAGGTTCAGCGCAAACAGGAAGGTGACGGTGACCATCAGGCCGATAAACCACGGGTTCTGGAACTGAATGCCCCACCCCAGCGACGCTCCGGCCAGCTTCAGCGCGGTCACCATCCCCGCCAGCAGCATAAAGGAGGTGAGGATCCCGGCGCTGGTGGCCAGAAAGCGCAGCCTGATCGCGCGCCTGTCCGATCCCGCCTGCAGGATGCCGTTAAGCTTCATGCCCATGACCGGCAGCACGCAGGGCATCAGGTTGAGGATCAGCCCGCCCAGCAGGGCAAAGAGCACCATTTTTCCCGTCCCTTCAGGCGCAGAAGACGTAGCTGGCGTCGCGCCAACGGTCATGGTGGTTTGCTGCGCATTGCCGCCACTGGTCAGCACAAACGACAGCCTCTTGCCTTCCAGCGAGGTGGGCTTATCGCCCCATTCGTCGGTCACGGGTACCGTCACCCGAAGGGTATTGCCGTCATGTTTGATAACCGGCTCGCCGGGAAGAATGTCGCCCTCCAGCGGGTCAAAGTAGATCCCCGGATTATCCCACTTCCCGTCCGTCGTGCCGGTAATCACCAGCTTGTCGCCAGAGAGCCAGGCGGTGAGATCCGTGGATACGCCAGTCGTACCGGGCACGGCGCGCATCGCCTGCTTGAACTCACTGCGGAAGCCCTCATCCACCGGCTGGGTAAAATCGAGGTGCAGCGGGTAGTCCGTCAGCAGGCAGACGTTACTGCACGTCGAGAGCGTGAGCGTTCCGTCGAGCGTATCGCCCTTCACCCCGTCGAGCGCGATCGGGATAGTGACCTTATCGTGATAGCCCTGCGTGGTCATGCCGGAGATATCGAAGCGCGACGGGACCGGCCAGGACCAGCTATCCGTTACGCCTTCCGGCCAGCTGATTTTTGGCGCGACGCCGCCCTCGCCCGGCGATCGCCAGTAGGTTTTCCAGCCGGGCTTTAGCTCAACGGTGAGCAGGCCCTTAATGTGCGTTTGTTCCCTCTCCGCCTGAAAGCGGATGCGGGCGTGATCGTTTTGTGGGGAGACCAGCCAGCCGGTGTCTGCCGCATGGGCAACGCCGATGCAGAACAGCCACAGGAAGACGAATCCCCTGAAGAGGTTAACCATGTTTTACTCCGTGATCAGTGAAAAATTATCGTGTGGAGACGATGGTTTTCATTCACGGAAAACGCAGTTTTTAAGGTGTATTCGGGGAGGCGGTGCCTGAACGGGCTGTTCTGCGGGAGCGAATGCCCGCCCTTGCGTAAACAGCTGCAGCAGCGCGAAGAAGATAATGATGGCCGGCAGCGCGCCGTCGAAGAACAGCGGCTGGGCACAAAGCAGCGAGTGTGCGCCCAGCTGACAGGGCGACAGGCCAGGCTCTTCCGTGTTGCTGCTTTGAGCCGGGGCATCAGCACTCAGGGAAATCTGCGGATCCAGTCCCTGTAAAAAATGGTTGAGCATCACAGCACGCTGCACGAGGCAAAGCGCCATCGCGAGACTGGTGACGATCAAAAGCCATTTTCCGAGGAGCTGACGGTTGCGCATAATATTCCAGAGTGACGAGACGCCCAGATCATAAACCATAGTGATGAATCTACAAGTGCCGGAAGTGTAAGGTTTTGTCTGTCGCCGCTATTCGCCCGTCAGCGCGTCGTAGACGTCCCGCAGCCGCGTGCGCAGAAACAGAACCGCCTTGTGCTTGCGGGATAGCAGCGCCTGTTCGCTGGCACCGGTTTCCTCTGCCAGCATTTTAATGCTGTAGCCGTGGAGTTCGGTCTTTTCAAACACCTCCCTCTGCGGCGGCGGCAGTTCAGACAGCGCCTGCCCCAGCTCTTCCCACAGCAGCGTTTTGAGGTACTCCTCTTCCGGCGTGTGCGGCACGCCGAACAGGGTTTCAGCCAGCTCGTCCTCCGGGAACCCCTCTTCGTCTTCGCCCGTAAAATAGCCGGAGAGCGACACCTCGCGCTTTTTACGCGCCCGGTCGGTCATCTCGTTACGCGCCGCGCGGAACAGCCAGGCGGCGACGTTTTCGACCGGCTGCTCCACTTTCATCAGCTGATACGTCACTTCCTGCAAAATGTCGTCGGCATCATCGCGAACGGACGTCCGCCCGCGAATGAAGGCTGTCAGCCGGGCGCGGCAGGCATTGAGCGCCGACATCAGCATGGATCCGCCCGCCTCCCCGGCTTTCATCTCGCTCACTCTGCGTCCGGCGCTTTTGGCGTGCTCTCATCGCGCCTATCGTCACGATGACCGTGCCAGCCGCAGTGGCCGCGACCGTGGCGACCAAACCCTTCGCGGCGCTGCTGAATAAACGCTTCGCGCTGCTCGGGCGTCATGTTCATCCAGCGCTCGTGCATGCGGCGGTGCGCGCCAAACATCCCCGGGCGGAAACCCAGCCCGCCAAACAGAATGCGGCTCAGCACCAGAATGCCCAGCGCCTGCCAGAATCCGATGGCCTTCACGCCCAGGATCGCCGGGAGCAAGGCGTTCCACAGGGTCATCACCAGCAGGCCGAGCACGATGAAAATCACCGCGCCAATGACTAAACCCTTACCCATACGGTGGCGACCAAACCCGCGCCCGTGACCTCTGCCGTGCATTTCAAAATCTCTCATGGTGTTTACCTCGTTTGCAGTAACTGATTATGGCTTGTGATGAGGTAGACGGATGAGGTAGGGAAATATTGCTGGGGTGAATGAAAAATTGTTGAGACGCACATAACCGCTGTTACTGCCCGGCGGCGCTACGCTTGCGCGGGCCTACAAGTTTCGTAGGCCGGGTAAGCGCCAGCGCCACCCGGCACATGTCAAAGGCTTACGCCTGCACCGGCAACCTAAAACTCGAAATACTCCGCGAAAGCTGCTGCGCCTGCTCTTCCAGCGAGGCCGCTGCCGCGGCGGACTGCTGCACCAGCGCGGCGTTCTGCTGGGTTACGCCATCCATCTCGGTCACCGCCTGGCCGACCTGGCCGATCCCGCGGCTCTGCTCTTCGGAGGCGACGGAGATCTGCTCCATCAGCGTATTCACTTTATTCACCGATGAAATAATCGAGTCAATCACCTCGCCCGAGCGGCTCACCAGCTCCGCACCGTTTTTCACGCTGGAAACCGACTGGGCAATCAGGCTCTCGATATCCTTGGCCGCCACCGCGCTTTTCTGCGCCAGGGTGCGCACTTCGCTGGCCACGACCGCAAAGCCTCGGCCCTGCGTGCCGGCGCGTGCGGCTTCAACCGCCGCGTTCAGCGCCAGGATGTTGGTCTGGAAGGCGATGCTGTTGATCACGCTGGTAATGTCTTCGATGCGCTTCGAGTTCGCCGCGATGGTATTCATCGTATCGATCACTTCACGGGTCACCGCTTCACCGGTGTGGGCATTTTTCACCGCGTCCTGCACCAGTTTTCCGGCCTGATACACGTTGTCGGTATTGTTCGCCACCGTCGCGCTCAGCTCCTCCATGCTGGCCGCCGTCTGGGTTAACGCGGAGGCCTGCTGTTCGGTACGTGAAGCCAGGTCGATATTCCCGGAGGCAATCTCCTGGGCCGCGTGCGTCACGGTATGGCTCGCATCGCGCACCTGGGCGATGGTCGCCAGCAGCGCCTGACGCATCTGCTCCATTGAGCTCATGAGATGATCGATTTCGTTACTGGAACGTCCCTTGACCGGCACCGGCACGTCCAGCTTGCCCGCCGCAATCTGGCTGCAGTGCTCGCGCGCCAGGTTTACCGGCGCAAAGACAAAGCGCTTCATCAGCAGGCTGACGGCAACAATCACCACCACAAACAGGCAGGCAATAGCGGCAATAATCGCCAGACCGGAGACGAAATTGCTGCTCGCATCCTCGTTCAGGCTTTTGGCGTATTTCTGGTGGACGGAAAGGACCTGGTCGAGAACGATTTCGTACTGACGGTCAAGACGGGAGACTTCCGGGATCAGCGCGTTGAATTTGGCCACATCGTGCGCCTCGGCAGCATCGATCAGCGGCGCCAGCCCCTGGTTGCGGTAGTCTTGCCAGGCGTCCTGATAGGCAGTCACCAGCGACGCTTCATCCGTCAGACGCGGCGAAGCCATAAAGGCCGCAAAGGCGTGGTCTGCTTTGGTCAGCGCCTCTTTAACGGCGGTTAGCTTTGCAGCTCCGTCTGCCGGGTTACCCGCTTCCACCATCTTCACATACTCCATCACCCGCACGCGCAGCGTACGGCTGTGGTTGATGGGGTCAATAATGGACAGCACAACCTGGATCTCTTTGTTGACGTTATCCAGCGAATTATTACTTTTAATGATGAGGCCAACGCTGGTCACAATGCTGACAACAAAGAAGAAAAGCAGTGAGAACAGGACAATCAGGGACGACTTTTTCAACGACATAAACCAATACCTCAAGGAGAATTATTCCTTATGGTTATCGGCCATTCCAAAACTTAAATTAATTAAAGTTATTGAAGTATCGAACCGGGCTATTTCGCTGACTTATAGCGTCGCTGCAGGGTGGCATCGAGCTTGCGCTGCAACGGCTGCGGCGTCTCCCCTTCGATCAATTTGCTAATCAGATCAAAGCAGTGCCACGCCAGCTGGCGGTTATCCTGGCGAATGGTATCCACCGGGATCGTCAGCGAATCGTAGAGATAGTGATCGTCAAAACTGGCTAACCTGATATCACTTTGCAGCAGGTTGTGCTGGCCCATATAGCGCAGCACCCCTTCCAGCAGCCCGCAGGCGGCGGCGAACAGCGCTTTCGGCGGACGCCCCAGGCGTGCGCAGAGTTCAGCAAACATCTCGTAACCGGAGCTCGGGTGATAGTTGCCGTGAATGATCCACTCGGGGCGCAGTTCCACACCGGCATTACGCAGACCTTGTCTGAACCCTTCCAGACGGTCGCGCGTGGGGGATAAGCGGGGCTGCCCGCCGAGGAAGTAGAACTCATCAGGATGCTGACGCGCAATGTCGGCCACCAGTTCAGCCGTTGGGGTGATGGAATCGGTGATAACCAGCGGCAGCGCGCTGTCGTTCATATGGCGGTCAAAAAGCACCACGGGCAGCTGTTCGCTGAGCTTCAGGTAGTCCGCATCGTTAAGCATGCTGGAGGCCACTATCAGCCCGTCCACCTGACGCGCCGCCATGTTGTTCACCACCACCGTCTCCTGCCCCGGGTTTTCATCGCTGCAGGAGATCAGCAGCTGAACGCCCGCCTCGCGGCACAGCGTCTCAAGCTCGTGAGAAAACACGGCAAACCCGTAGTTAGTGATCTCCGGAACCACC from Enterobacter sp. JBIWA008 carries:
- a CDS encoding VF530 family protein, producing MTAHISKDPLHGVTLEMMVNALVAKYGWSELGDRIKINCFRKDPSVKSSLKFLRRTPWARAEVEALYLDSLNDEVSTEQAAPAFNPWANSRIIKS
- a CDS encoding glycoside hydrolase family 10 protein yields the protein MTRHVKRIGALAACALLLVSCSSKPPKSLVTPLPSVSKPTQQANEPMRGIWLATVSRLDWPPVASVNGRSADQRIAMQKQALIAKLDNLKQLGINTVFFQVKPDSTALWSSKILPWSDMLTGNIGEYPGYDPLQFMLDEAHKRGMKVHAWFNPYRVSTNTKPSTIAALNRTAYQAPSSVYVQHPEWVRISGDRFVLDPGIPDVRDWITKVVTEVVANYPVDGVQFDDYFYAESPGSALNDSQTWRQYGQGFASKADWRRHNTQQLIVQVSRAIKQTRPDVEFGVSPAGVWRNRSFDPAGSDTRGAAAYDESYADTRQWVQQGLLDYIAPQIYWPFARDAARYDVLTKWWADVVKPTHTRLYIGIAFYKVGEPSRNEPDWTVQGGVPELKKQLDLNDSLPNVNGTILFREDYLNQPQTQQAVNYLKGRWGS
- the dsbG gene encoding thiol:disulfide interchange protein DsbG — protein: MKKLLLLSALATSGLVQAADAIPDVVKHFSEQQDIKIIKRLDAPGGAPAWLGQYQDMGVTLFLTPDGKHVISGYLYDDKGKNLSEGYFQKEIYAPIGREMWKKLNATHSLKEGAENAPRKVFVFADPFCPYCKQFWAEAQPWVKAGKVQLNTLLVAFLNPNSGRNASAIMNAKDPVSAWREYELSGGKKLPKPEGDASRETVEILQKHQTLMDSLGANATPAIYYLNAENELQQVVGMPDAQQLEAMFGPKP
- a CDS encoding DsbA family protein, which translates into the protein MKKFLITLLLLLAPVQAFSAQPLTPDQEQWAQKTIADFLFNDPNSPRIGAKNPKLTLVVFTDYNCPYCKKFDPYLEKIVEKHPDVAVVFKFLPFRSESSLTAARDALTLWRQEPGQFMKLNHTLMAKKGYHDDASIQEAQKRAGVSVAMPDDESLMTIKRSLIVAEKMGIQGTPATLIGEGLLPGWVPFEQFDEMVSDALKNR
- a CDS encoding protein-disulfide reductase DsbD domain-containing protein; the encoded protein is MVNLFRGFVFLWLFCIGVAHAADTGWLVSPQNDHARIRFQAEREQTHIKGLLTVELKPGWKTYWRSPGEGGVAPKISWPEGVTDSWSWPVPSRFDISGMTTQGYHDKVTIPIALDGVKGDTLDGTLTLSTCSNVCLLTDYPLHLDFTQPVDEGFRSEFKQAMRAVPGTTGVSTDLTAWLSGDKLVITGTTDGKWDNPGIYFDPLEGDILPGEPVIKHDGNTLRVTVPVTDEWGDKPTSLEGKRLSFVLTSGGNAQQTTMTVGATPATSSAPEGTGKMVLFALLGGLILNLMPCVLPVMGMKLNGILQAGSDRRAIRLRFLATSAGILTSFMLLAGMVTALKLAGASLGWGIQFQNPWFIGLMVTVTFLFALNLFGVFEMLLPSAATERLATAGGAGIGGSFCEGMFATLLATPCSAPFLGTAVAFALGAPLHSLWLIFLMLGVGMSLPWLFVALVPKTATLLPKPGRWMNTLKVVLGLMMLASSLWLATLLSVHLGEAVSQIVMLVLIAVALALFALKGQKSSPLFWIVMIALSALGGYQARGLLSAPSDAMAQNAAQTIPWQPLSEEAIQQALAQGKRVFVDISADWCVTCKVNEHRVLNQPDIIAALREPDVVALRGDWSQPSAFIADFLAKRNRYAIPFNAVYGPGLSGGEILSPLLDKRTLIATLNNAKG
- a CDS encoding RNA polymerase sigma factor; translation: MKAGEAGGSMLMSALNACRARLTAFIRGRTSVRDDADDILQEVTYQLMKVEQPVENVAAWLFRAARNEMTDRARKKREVSLSGYFTGEDEEGFPEDELAETLFGVPHTPEEEYLKTLLWEELGQALSELPPPQREVFEKTELHGYSIKMLAEETGASEQALLSRKHKAVLFLRTRLRDVYDALTGE
- a CDS encoding methyl-accepting chemotaxis protein, which encodes MSLKKSSLIVLFSLLFFFVVSIVTSVGLIIKSNNSLDNVNKEIQVVLSIIDPINHSRTLRVRVMEYVKMVEAGNPADGAAKLTAVKEALTKADHAFAAFMASPRLTDEASLVTAYQDAWQDYRNQGLAPLIDAAEAHDVAKFNALIPEVSRLDRQYEIVLDQVLSVHQKYAKSLNEDASSNFVSGLAIIAAIACLFVVVIVAVSLLMKRFVFAPVNLAREHCSQIAAGKLDVPVPVKGRSSNEIDHLMSSMEQMRQALLATIAQVRDASHTVTHAAQEIASGNIDLASRTEQQASALTQTAASMEELSATVANNTDNVYQAGKLVQDAVKNAHTGEAVTREVIDTMNTIAANSKRIEDITSVINSIAFQTNILALNAAVEAARAGTQGRGFAVVASEVRTLAQKSAVAAKDIESLIAQSVSSVKNGAELVSRSGEVIDSIISSVNKVNTLMEQISVASEEQSRGIGQVGQAVTEMDGVTQQNAALVQQSAAAAASLEEQAQQLSRSISSFRLPVQA
- a CDS encoding LacI family DNA-binding transcriptional regulator, producing the protein MRKTKRVTIKDIAELAGVSKATASLVLNGRSKELRVAEDTRERVLAIAKEHHYQPSIHARSLRDNRSHTIGLVVPEITNYGFAVFSHELETLCREAGVQLLISCSDENPGQETVVVNNMAARQVDGLIVASSMLNDADYLKLSEQLPVVLFDRHMNDSALPLVITDSITPTAELVADIARQHPDEFYFLGGQPRLSPTRDRLEGFRQGLRNAGVELRPEWIIHGNYHPSSGYEMFAELCARLGRPPKALFAAACGLLEGVLRYMGQHNLLQSDIRLASFDDHYLYDSLTIPVDTIRQDNRQLAWHCFDLISKLIEGETPQPLQRKLDATLQRRYKSAK